atttacagttAAGAAAGCATTTACCCCTTAATTATCGCTATTAACTTTTACCGGTACGTCAGGCTCATTCCTTGAATAATTTCAGATGAACTTCGTGCAGAATGTTAATTGGATTCGTGCGCGATCGTCGTTACGTTCGTCGTTATTTACTATAGAATTCAGTACTTTTCGAGAGATATAATATCTACACTGTCTTATCTCTATATACGGTGttgtacaaaaagaaatatgaatAGGATTATTATTACGTCAATGAAAGTAACGATTAAATACCGGATTCTTATCTTGTTTTCGGGCATAAGCGATAAGCAGTTCGTCCCTATCCTACGCGGGAACGTTTATTTCCTTCTGAAAAAATATATCACTTTTTTATCGCTGATTTTCTGCAACGAAGAACACGTCACGCAGACCTGGATTCAATAACAGCCCGCATTCGGATATGTATATCAGCGAGCCTGGAACCGGTTTCGCCAAGGGACAATTCTTTGTCTACGCCGATTTAGGGAATAAATTTCGGCCGACCAGTTAGCAGACTTCCCGAAGGGTTCTTTTGTCGCATTATCGTCAGACAGATAGGATCGCCGCACGGTTTCACTGAAATTCCTGTGAGATTTTTCTCGCGTGGCCAGAACTGTGAAGGGAAGGAAATACTCCGGCTATTTCCGTTAACGGAGGAGAAAACCTTCCGTTCAGAATTTGAGATATCGCTCGAGAGGTAACGCGTAGACTTCATTCACTTGCGAGGATCATCGACGAATTGACACCCACGGAATTTTGATGAGACTATGCGCGTAGATTgcgaactgaataatattccaagcatattttcgtattttctagagtgtttcttgaaatttttcaaatttccgaaGGCGTCTATCCAGACATAGCTCATACAACATTTCTTTCTATCACAGTTTCTAATCTACTTAACGTAGTTCCTTCAATTAGACTTTTGAGTCTGTCCTCATCCCTCGAATACGATTGTATATCGCTAGAATAGTGTAGAAAGTTCTCTGTTTCCCGTTTGTGCGCGAAATTCCAGTCAGTCGAATACTGTCCTTGTTAGCGGCACGGGGAATACACATTCCTCCATATAAAGGTAACAGAACCGCACAGTTAATTCACCGAGAACGTTTCCTAACGGCGTCGGTTTCTTGCTTATGGACACACCATTGTACCCGCCGATCCTGGGAGTTTCTAGAGCTGCTTTACGCCTTTACCGTTTTCTTATCACTGCTCGGATGACGGAGCATAAAATAAAAACCCATTGACTCGACGAAATAAATCACCGCGTGGGTTCGCACACTGCTCGGATTGTCCCAATTGAATCGCTTTTATCGTCGGATCCGACCGTTTCGATCATCCATCGACCATCGATGAATCGGCATAATTGTCTTGATGGACAATACGCAGACTGCACCGGGACGTCGAACGAATACGAATGCACGATACACAATACGGACCGACGTGTACGGActgttacaaaagaaatatttaacgaacTGCAGTTCAAAatggaaggaaaagaaaatcggCACTGAATACCAATCGCCGATACACGAGTGTCCACTTGTCTCTTAGCACGTGCGCGACCTCGATCCTTCGAGGAGCCACTTGTACATATTGATCGTATCAATTTTTGCCCGCGAATCATCGATCGCGCGGTCCGCCCGTTATCAAGCAGTTTCCTCTGTGTTGCTTTCAGATTAACATGGACGCTCGATTCGTCGGCTGTTCGAGAACTCGCGGATCGTTTCCGATGGGAACCGCCGGGACGCGGACGCTGGGATCGCCGTAAGGATTCGACGTGAGTTCGCGgagattaaattatttcttacgTCATACGCAAATGTAATCCGCCGTTGACAAACGCTGGCAGTATCGTTCAATTTGCGCGCGTTTGCTTGGCCTCCGGACACTAACGTAAAAGTAAGTGACTGGTTCAACAAAGGTGTCCTTTGTAGTCGTGCCGGGGACGCTGAAAAACACACAGTCAAAGTTTGTTCTTTAAACGACAAACAACCGTGGACCAAGGTCCACTGGATGCTGGAGAGGAACGGCTTCGGAACGTTTGGAACGGTAACTCGGTCAAAACTGTGTACCCTTCCCTCCGTTTCGACTATCAAAACGAAAGTGACGAAACAGCGcatttccaaataaaacacTACCAAGGCAAACATTCCTGTTTGCCGCTCTATTATTTTTACTGGCCAGTGGCATCTCGTGTGTCAAGTTTGAGAATTACTAAAGCGACCATTAGTTATATTACCGAGTGACTTAATCAGCGATGCGCAATTGTATTATAGCATAGCCAACTGAGGCGTCATTCGCGTTGCAATAAACAATGTTCAATTGACAGGTCTGAGCAGACATCGTGCTCGGCGGGAATAGGAGCAATGGGATCACCGGTCGAATTCCGGGCAATCGTGCTAATTAACAAATTCAAATCATTAAAGAAGCCGGCTGCGAGCACTAGAAAGATGACGATGAACCCAGCCGGTGGTCCAGGGACCCCGGAAGAGTACCAATGGAAGAGGTGACGTATCACCCAGTGATGCGTAAACGACGTGGATTGGCCAGCGCCGTTCTGGGCCTGATAATGGGCCTTCTCCTAGGTATCCTGATTCAAAGCTTCCGATTGCTGTCCTCGAATCAACAGCCAAGATCCAACGCGTATTACTCCTCGATGCCGGGAGCACGTGTCCTGCTGAGGCCGTCGTCGACCAGTAACATTCCCAGGCTGAACGACGACGAGCAGATAAACAGTTCGTCGACGAGCCTGGTCTTCGTGGGTGTCATGACAGCTTCTAAGTACCTAGACACCAGGGCGAAAGCCGTGTACGAGACCTGGGGTAAGGAGCTTCCAGGTAAAATCGCTTTCTTCTCGTCGGAAAGTTCCACTGTGCCAACGAACTGTCCCGAGCTGCCGTTGGTCGCTCTGCCGCGCGTTGACGACACCTATCCGCCGCAGAAGAAATCGTTCATGATGCTCCAGTACATGTGGAACAATTACGGCGACCGTTTCGAGTGGTTCCTCAGGGCCGACGACGACGTTTACGTGAGGACCGACCGTTTGGAGAAACTCCTCAGGTCCGTCAACTCCAAAAGAGCCATGTACATCGGCCAGGCGGGCAGAGGGAACTCCGAGGAATTCGGCCTGCTGTCCTTGGAGTACGACGAGAACTTCTGCATGGGTGGACCGGGTGTAATCCTCTCGAGGGAGACCTTGAGGAGGATCGTGCCGCACATCAAGTACTGCCTGAGACATTTGTACACCGCGCACGAGGACGTCGAGCTGGGAAGGTGCGTGCAGAGGTACGCCGGCATCCCGTGCACCTGGAGCTACGAGGTAATACGTATTTTAATCAGTCCGTTCGTTGTTCTCCATTATCGCGAGGCTTGTTTCGCCGATCCTCTATCCGCGAACGCGTCCGTACATTGTCCAGCTGCTTCGCGTGTCTCGGCTGCCGTTCACATAACATTAAATCTATTTTCGCTCGTCctcctttcttctctttctctcccgcgCCCCGTGCTTCGGCCGATCGCCTCGCACACAGCCTGTCGTGAACCAACGCCGGCACGTGTAATTTGTTGATCGACACAGCCTCACGGTTCATTAGAACGCCGGGCTATCCCACAGAACACGTAACACGTACACGCGGATAATAATCCCTTCTAAACGTGCGAGTTACCTGATGAACGCGCCAGGCGAATCTGCGCCCTTGGCTAACGGTTACTCGAAGTTTCCCTGTTACCAGCGATCGAATCGTTTCCTTCGCGGAGTTTTCCGCTTGGCTTGGATTCTCCCATTCTTTCGGGATATTCTTCGGTTGATATTCAATCCTTGAACTTTGGAAGATGGATTCATTGCGAGGAGTCATCGTGAGTCAAGTTTGAGGAATGACTCATGAAAGTTAGATCTTTATATTTGAGTATTATATAATGTCGTGCTAATGTAGAGCAGATAATACGTTTTTATCGAGCCGTTGAACCGCCGAGAACcttgacaatatattttttgagATCTCAGATAGCTACGCCTCTTCGACAGAATGATTATCTGATTTTCGCGTGACATTTAATTAgtgtaatgtttaatattcatcgTGTGGACACTTTTACGTTAATTTAGGGCTTGAAAGAGATAGATTCATTGTTAGGGTGTGTTTGAACAACAAGTCTCCGAGAACCGTGACGATTTTGGTTTCCATGACGAGGGTTGAAAGCTGATTCCCAGTGGCATGTTGGCAGCGACGGAACACGGCCCGCACGATACGTATTACAGGTTTAAATACATAAGCTACGCATCTGCATCATATACAGGGTACGCTATCATTGGGTTAACTCGGAAGGTACAATGCACAGATGAGGATGTTAGTCGTTAAGTACAAGCGAATAGTACCCTGCTAACCCAGTGGCCAGATCGAGTCATTCTCCTCCATCTTGACACTCGGTGTTCCGTCGTTGCCGCTTAAGTAACAATTTGCAGCACGAAGTGCTTGAATCTACGGCAGACCTCCTtggaataatttaatcgaaCTGCACGCCGGTGTGCGGCTCTATGTTGCGGGACGTGTTCCGCGGCGCGTTATTATGTCACACTGTGTCGCCGGCAGCATTCCCCGAAACACGATCCAATCAAAACGACTGTTGTGGATTGAGGAAATCCTAATAAAACCGGCCGGAAGGGGAAAAAAAGCCAAAGAAAAGTCCCGTAATTAACCGCCAAGAGCAACGCGCGCTGGCAGCCGAACGAATCGAATCGTCGCTGTCGTGACGATCTAATTCGTTGAACGGAGAGGACCGCGAGTATGATTTTAACGCTTTTCAAATGTCAGACGATCGTCAAAGTTCGCGTAGAAGTGTCTTGCATCGCTCGGGTCCCATTGAAACCGCTCGTTTGAAAGGTAAAACGCACGGATGAGGATGTTACTCGTTAGATACGAACAAATCGTACCCTGCTAACCTACTGACAGTCCGTTCATTCCCGTCTTGACACTCGACGTAAGGTCGAAACACTTAATAGCCGCTCGCACGACGTGCACTGCGGCTGGCGAAGTGTTTGTTGCTGAGTTTTCACGCGTCGAAGGTATGGCTCGATTTAATCGATCGACGCGACCGCGCGTCGTCGTTCATTCCGCGATTCCTCTTATCGAGCCGGCGGCTCGCCTCTCCTCGATAATTTTCACACGATCGCCTCGGTATATGGAACGCGTACGGTCGCGGCGAGTTTTCGATTACAAGACGTGTAAATTGCAGAAGGAAACCGCCGAGGGAAATGGTCTCGGTGCGAGCGGATCAGTGGAGACGCAAGGCTGGAATAATTCAGTGTAACTGGAGACCACCACACCCAGTCTCACGGCTCGATCAACACCCGTTCCGCGGGGGTCGATGTTTCACCAAGACTCGTGTGTACGCGTttctgataataataattatcggcGGCACACGCCGGCAGGAAGTTCATACTTTAACCTTAACTCCGGTTCTGTTTGCGTCAATTGGCATCTGTCAAGGCTCGGCTGTGTATATTCGTTCGGGACGAATTAATTCGACGACTCGAAATAGTTCCGCGGCTAAAAATATCTATGGAAATCATCCACGAAACGATGAGTTCGAATTTCACGGATTCAAAGAAGGAAAGAATCGAGCGGGGAAACATAAAATCATTCGATACGGATGTTCCCTTGATCTTAATTGCGTTTCGCGGCGGCACAGTGTACATGTGGGATGCTTTCTCTGTTGCAGATGCAGTCCATTCTATACCACAACAGCAGCGGCGCGCAGGCGTTCACCGGAAACCTGAAGAAAAAAGAAGTCCACCGAGCTATTACTTTGCATCCTGTCAAAAGCCCGCCGCACATGTACAGGCTGCACAATTACATGAGGGTTGGTAGGCAATCGCGTAACATTACCTGCAATCATTTCTGCAGATGGTGCAATAGGTGCTATTTCCGTTCCAGGCTCTTCGGATACAAGATCTGCAACAGGAGAGGCTGAACCTGCACAGGGACATATACGCGATGGCGAAGCAGCTGGATATCGGCGTCGAGAATTTAAAGGGTTTCGAGATTGCCGACGGCGTGCCGCTGTTTCCGGTTGATCCTCACTCGTCGGAGTATCCGGGGGACACGGAAATACTGGGTAAATGTCACTCTCGTGCTCTGGAGAAATCGACCGCTGAATTCCCTCAGCACGGTGACGCGGTTCTTGTAATTAGTCTGAGGAACTTTATGCGAATTCACGGTTTTAATCAAACGAACGTGGAAATAATTGAATCGAAAGCGAAGTGAGGCTACACTACACTTGATTAAACTTTGGCTGTCACGTATTATAAATGTAGAAACGTAATCTACTTATAATTGCCTGAGAAATGTAAGGAAgaaggaaatgaaattatttgccTGTAATGATGGAAACCTATGAAAAGTAATTCGGCTGTCTATACATCATAGACGTCGCCGATTTGATTGATTAATAAGTCACTGCATATTCATGGTAACTTTAGATCTTCGCCATTTGAAGCAGCATTCTTAGCGTTGAATCATTCCAACTTTCAAGGGCTCGTTTGATCTCATTCTCACGGAGCGATCTCGAATCGCGCAGACGTCGCCGCGTCCGTTTCAAGAACGATCGTGTTTCCGTGGATGTGCGTTATTAATAGAGCCacttaaaatgattaaactcgTGCGAATTGATCGACCGAAACGAGGTACGGGACGATTCGTTTCAGCCTATCAGCGGTGACGATCGGAATTTCGATTGTGATTCGACTCATTTCCATTTTCTGCAGTTAGACTGTGATCGCTCTTGACGGGTAATAGCATGATCGGCGGATAAAGTGATCCTCAGTGTTACGTCCGTCGCGGCGCGGTCAAGGATTGGAATTCTTCGAGCAGAATCGTCTTTCGTTCATTCGAAGATCCATTCATTCGGTGATCCGAACGCGAATACGTTCGAAAATCCgacgaattcaatgaaattcttcAATTATCCACCGTGGCCGTCATTATCGCGAACGACGTTCTCTCGGCGAGAAAGAAACAACGTGCGCCGTAACGAAGCATTACCTCCGGCGTCTGTTTGAAAAGATTCCACTGTGAAATTGAAGACGGATGGGACACTGAAAATAACTTTAATTGTCGCAGGTGTTCCAGCGGGGCTGCAATCGTTCAAACCGACGACCAGCGACGATGTAATTCCCTGGGATTTCCTCTCAAGGTCAGAGTACAGTTTAGCGGACTCGAATCCGAGGCGGAGGATTCACAGCGATATAAAAGAAGGCCTGGAGGATATCACGCGTGAAGTAATGGCCTCCATAAACGCCTTTTCGCGACAGCGCGGCCGAGTCGTTGAGGAAAGGTCAGCCCTGTACGGTTACAGACGGGTGGATTCCTACGGCGCCGACACGATTCTCGATCTTCTGCTGGTATACCGGAAGTACAGGGGCAGAAAGGTTACGCTGCCAGTTAGAAGACACGTTTATCTGCATCAGCACTTCACCGGTACCTTTTAAGTTCTTCTATCTCTTAAATTCCATCTAGCTATCTCCCAACGAAAAGAACCGCCGGCGAAACGCGGGAGCGAACCGCGACGTACGTTGGAAGCTATATATTTTTCTCCGCTCTTTTTCCAGGACTGGAAATACGGGAAACAGTGAACGGGGAAGAGGTGAACGAGGCTCGAAGATACCCGGAGAACGACAAATCGCTGCAAAACATATTCCGCGGCGGTTTTCTGAACTTGAATTTCAACTCCGAGGAGGAGGATCCGGTCAGGAGCAAGACTATTTATTTCGTTCTACCTCTGGCCGGCAGGCACGAGGTTTTCCAAAGGTTCCTACAAAACTACGAAGAGATCTGCCTCACCAGCGACGAGAGGACGGCCCTGCTGGTCGTCCTCTATCGCCACAAAACCGAGGACTCCTACAACAGAACGATAGATCTGATCGAGCAGTTCAAGTACAAGTATCGTAGCGCCAGTATCGACATACTACCGGCGTCCGGCACGTTCTCCAGAGCGGTGGCCCTCGACCTAGGCGCGTCGAAGCTGAATCACGACGATCTGATGTTCTTCGTCGACGTCGACATCGTGTTCACCGCGTCCGCGCTCCATCGGATTCGAGCGAACACTCTTCTCAACAGGCAGATCTATTTCCCGGTGGTATTCAGTCAGTTCGATCCGAAGGTCGTGCACGCGGATGGGAAGAGGCACGAGACGTTCGCCATCGATGAGATCTCCGGTTACTGGCGGCAGTTCGGCTTCGGGATCGTCTCGTTGTACAAACAGGACTATAGAACTGTCGGTGGTTTCGACTTGTCTATTCAAGGATGGGGGAAGGAGGACGTGGACTTCTTTGAGAAGGTCGTCAAGTCCAATCTCAGGATCTTCAGGGCAGCTGACAAGGGTCTGGTGCACGTGTACCACGACGTGGAGTGCAGCAAGGATCTCTCCGACGTGCAGCTGTCCATGTGCATGGGGACCAAAGCCGACACGTACGCTGGAATGGAAACGCTGGCCGGAATGATCTACGGCAATCCGGAGATCCTGCGGTTCGCCAAAGCTAAAAGAGCGAATTTAACGAGTTCTGCCGGTTGAGGATAGAGTCTGTTAACGGCGGGCACCGCCTCGGTTGTTAAGGAAGGAATCACAGTTGCAATTACGCAACGCCGAAACGTTTCGTAACTAGAACATTTTGTACATACGCGATACGATTAATGATAGTTCTTTGGTTTACGAGTACCGGATGTTTCATACCGACATGAATTCACCAAAGCCATCGCCGTTCTACGTTTAAGTCCGCCATTACGCTGGTAATGGAAGCTTGCTGTATCGGTAAAACAGAACGCAAACCcgagatttaatttaattactatcGTAGTGTGTGTCCCGTTGAAATGTAACGCGTGAATGTGAACGTTTGCGCCCGAGGCGTTAAACGAAGTTGATTTAAAGATTCCGGCATTATTCACCGTAGGAATGCGGCGCACCTCTTTCTGACTACTCCTAACGCCGAATGCATTCTCTTCTGACAATGGGAAgtgcattattattttttataaattgtagatatatacatacatatatatatatatatatatatatacgtgtcCGTTTCTCTAGCGACATCTCGGATCGTAAAAATGGTACAAAAGTTACTAGAGTTCTCGTGGGACAGGTGAACCGTGAATGATTGATCCGAGACAGTTCCTGAGATGCCAATACTCCTAAGAACGTTCTGCTGAATCAGTTGTGTAAGTACATGTGATATTATCGTGCCTTGTATAGACGTTTATTTGTGAATTTTACGTACTGCCTATTTTATCGTACCCATTTTTACCGTGCGCGCGACCAGTTGCGGGAAGCGGCCGCTTGAGACCCGTCAACTTGCATAATCGTTTATGCAATTCTCGCTCGCCGAGATGCTTCGACATTTCATcgaattccaaataaaatttccctATTGAATAATCGTGTTGCGTCAATTGCTGCATCTGAAAACAATCGGCATACCCTATAAATCTTCGCTGATTCCATCGGACCGCCATCTTTTCGGTGGGATCTTTCGCGCGCCCACTCTATTCTTCCTAAATCCTGTCAAGTGCATCAGCGcgtatttaattcattatatttttgacTGAATTCTAAAGAAGATACTAGaataaactttacaatttcgTCGAAAATACTATTCAGTCTATTATGAGCACTCTGTAAATCCACTCGATCACTGGAGCAGATGTTTACCGCAGTAGAAAGTGCGTCCAACTTATAAGGATCCGCTCAAGGTCCCTTTAAGGATCGTGTCGAAACCTACCAATTAATCGAAGATCGCAATTAACCGGTATCTTGTGAATCTTTCCTGAACATCGTTTCGCGCAGGAAAAGAACGAGCCGACTTTCCTTCTAGGAAAATCCCCAGCGTCGAGTTGAGCTATTTACGAGCCCCACGCAGATTAATCGCAATCAACAGTGAAGAGAAGAATAATCATAGCTTCCCTATTCTCATTTTTCGCTCTCTCGAATCCGCGATGATTCCAACTTTCCGAGCTTTAATCGAAACGGTCCCGCAGA
This is a stretch of genomic DNA from Nomia melanderi isolate GNS246 chromosome 1, iyNomMela1, whole genome shotgun sequence. It encodes these proteins:
- the Chsy gene encoding chondroitin sulfate synthase isoform X1, which encodes MEEVTYHPVMRKRRGLASAVLGLIMGLLLGILIQSFRLLSSNQQPRSNAYYSSMPGARVLLRPSSTSNIPRLNDDEQINSSSTSLVFVGVMTASKYLDTRAKAVYETWGKELPGKIAFFSSESSTVPTNCPELPLVALPRVDDTYPPQKKSFMMLQYMWNNYGDRFEWFLRADDDVYVRTDRLEKLLRSVNSKRAMYIGQAGRGNSEEFGLLSLEYDENFCMGGPGVILSRETLRRIVPHIKYCLRHLYTAHEDVELGRCVQRYAGIPCTWSYEMQSILYHNSSGAQAFTGNLKKKEVHRAITLHPVKSPPHMYRLHNYMRALRIQDLQQERLNLHRDIYAMAKQLDIGVENLKGFEIADGVPLFPVDPHSSEYPGDTEILGVPAGLQSFKPTTSDDVIPWDFLSRSEYSLADSNPRRRIHSDIKEGLEDITREVMASINAFSRQRGRVVEERSALYGYRRVDSYGADTILDLLLVYRKYRGRKVTLPVRRHVYLHQHFTGLEIRETVNGEEVNEARRYPENDKSLQNIFRGGFLNLNFNSEEEDPVRSKTIYFVLPLAGRHEVFQRFLQNYEEICLTSDERTALLVVLYRHKTEDSYNRTIDLIEQFKYKYRSASIDILPASGTFSRAVALDLGASKLNHDDLMFFVDVDIVFTASALHRIRANTLLNRQIYFPVVFSQFDPKVVHADGKRHETFAIDEISGYWRQFGFGIVSLYKQDYRTVGGFDLSIQGWGKEDVDFFEKVVKSNLRIFRAADKGLVHVYHDVECSKDLSDVQLSMCMGTKADTYAGMETLAGMIYGNPEILRFAKAKRANLTSSAG
- the Chsy gene encoding chondroitin sulfate synthase isoform X2, encoding MPGARVLLRPSSTSNIPRLNDDEQINSSSTSLVFVGVMTASKYLDTRAKAVYETWGKELPGKIAFFSSESSTVPTNCPELPLVALPRVDDTYPPQKKSFMMLQYMWNNYGDRFEWFLRADDDVYVRTDRLEKLLRSVNSKRAMYIGQAGRGNSEEFGLLSLEYDENFCMGGPGVILSRETLRRIVPHIKYCLRHLYTAHEDVELGRCVQRYAGIPCTWSYEMQSILYHNSSGAQAFTGNLKKKEVHRAITLHPVKSPPHMYRLHNYMRALRIQDLQQERLNLHRDIYAMAKQLDIGVENLKGFEIADGVPLFPVDPHSSEYPGDTEILGVPAGLQSFKPTTSDDVIPWDFLSRSEYSLADSNPRRRIHSDIKEGLEDITREVMASINAFSRQRGRVVEERSALYGYRRVDSYGADTILDLLLVYRKYRGRKVTLPVRRHVYLHQHFTGLEIRETVNGEEVNEARRYPENDKSLQNIFRGGFLNLNFNSEEEDPVRSKTIYFVLPLAGRHEVFQRFLQNYEEICLTSDERTALLVVLYRHKTEDSYNRTIDLIEQFKYKYRSASIDILPASGTFSRAVALDLGASKLNHDDLMFFVDVDIVFTASALHRIRANTLLNRQIYFPVVFSQFDPKVVHADGKRHETFAIDEISGYWRQFGFGIVSLYKQDYRTVGGFDLSIQGWGKEDVDFFEKVVKSNLRIFRAADKGLVHVYHDVECSKDLSDVQLSMCMGTKADTYAGMETLAGMIYGNPEILRFAKAKRANLTSSAG